The following are from one region of the Fundidesulfovibrio soli genome:
- a CDS encoding cobyric acid synthase, whose translation MTQSHHGGDVAQLAKAAGCAPEDILDFSASINPLGPPEWLRPAISSAVSSLAHYPDPHCRALLAAASGRYGVPETQLVAGNGTSDLLFALARAMAGLGATHAVIPAPAYVDYRTACERAGLTAESLILSHEDGFRLDEAALLAMLRPGSAAFLGRPGNPTGRDVPADMVRRMAAARPDCLFVADEAFGSFVEGFESLVRDRPANVAVLLSLTKMFAIPGLRLGLLCAGDELAELVRAQLSPWSVNTLAQAVGLRAMADQEFEARSRENAAALRRELSAGLAALPGVEVFPGAANYLLCRLENPLAPGDVPALRARLLARRIAIRDCSNFEGLDTRFFRVAVRARADSERLLEALEAELAPARQRAIRKRRTPALMIQGTTSNAGKSVLAAALCRILKQDGVRVAPFKSQNMSLNSCVTPWGEEMGRAQVLQAQACGLAPQARMNPVLLKPCSDTGSQVIVMGRPVGNMRVREYVAYKPTAFAAAKLAYDSLAGEFEAVILEGAGSPAEVNLKHHDMVNMAMAAHAGARVLLAGDIDRGGVFAALCGTMELLSESERAMVGGYVLNRFRGDPSLLDPALEYMRAATGKRVLGVVPNIEPLGLPEEDSVSFKQGGFGLSGPREPGISALDIAVLDLPHISNFTDFDALAREPDVGLRVVRSPEELGRPDALILPGSKNTLADLAHLRAAGLADAVARLGGVEIVGVCAGLQMLGARILDPLGLESDRGEEAGLGLLPLVTELMPEKTLLRTAALHAASGHTLRGYEIHHGETMADAVAAKDSGAPALLTRVDGRPLGWGRMGGVWGTYLHGLFDADGFRGWWLDALRARKGLAPLERHVSGDGEDAAVDAALDRLAAVVRRNLDMEAVHALLGL comes from the coding sequence ATGACCCAGTCCCACCACGGCGGCGACGTGGCGCAGTTGGCCAAAGCCGCCGGATGCGCGCCAGAGGACATCCTGGACTTCTCCGCCAGCATCAACCCGCTGGGGCCGCCCGAGTGGCTGCGCCCCGCTATATCCTCGGCGGTGTCCTCCCTGGCGCACTACCCGGACCCGCACTGCCGGGCGCTGCTGGCCGCCGCCTCGGGCCGCTACGGCGTTCCTGAAACGCAACTTGTGGCTGGCAACGGCACCAGCGACCTGCTCTTCGCCCTGGCCCGGGCCATGGCGGGCCTGGGCGCCACCCACGCCGTGATCCCCGCGCCCGCCTACGTGGACTACCGCACCGCCTGCGAACGCGCTGGCCTGACGGCCGAGAGCCTGATCCTGAGCCACGAGGACGGCTTCCGGCTGGACGAGGCCGCTCTGCTTGCGATGCTGCGCCCGGGGAGCGCCGCGTTCCTGGGCAGGCCCGGCAACCCCACCGGCCGCGACGTCCCGGCGGACATGGTGCGCCGCATGGCCGCCGCCCGGCCGGACTGCCTGTTCGTGGCCGACGAGGCCTTCGGCAGCTTCGTGGAGGGCTTCGAGAGCCTGGTGCGGGACCGCCCGGCCAACGTGGCGGTGCTCCTCTCGCTCACCAAGATGTTCGCCATTCCAGGGCTCAGGCTTGGCCTGCTCTGCGCGGGGGACGAGCTGGCCGAGCTGGTGCGGGCGCAGCTCTCCCCGTGGTCGGTCAACACCCTGGCCCAGGCCGTGGGCCTGCGCGCCATGGCCGACCAAGAGTTCGAGGCCCGCTCGCGGGAGAACGCCGCCGCCCTGCGCCGCGAACTGTCGGCCGGGCTGGCAGCGCTCCCGGGCGTCGAGGTCTTCCCCGGAGCCGCCAACTACCTGCTCTGCCGCCTGGAAAATCCCCTGGCGCCTGGAGATGTCCCTGCCCTGCGCGCCCGGCTGCTGGCCCGGCGCATCGCCATCCGGGACTGCTCCAACTTCGAGGGCCTGGACACCCGCTTCTTCCGCGTGGCCGTGCGCGCCCGAGCCGACAGCGAGCGCCTGCTTGAAGCCCTGGAGGCCGAGCTGGCCCCGGCGCGGCAGCGCGCCATACGGAAACGGCGCACTCCCGCGCTGATGATCCAGGGCACCACCTCCAACGCGGGCAAGTCCGTGCTGGCGGCGGCCCTGTGCCGGATTCTCAAGCAGGACGGCGTGCGCGTGGCCCCGTTCAAGTCCCAGAACATGTCGCTCAACTCCTGCGTGACCCCCTGGGGCGAGGAGATGGGCCGCGCCCAGGTGCTCCAGGCCCAGGCCTGCGGCCTGGCCCCCCAGGCGCGCATGAACCCCGTGCTGCTCAAGCCCTGCTCGGACACCGGCTCCCAGGTGATCGTCATGGGCAGGCCCGTGGGCAACATGCGGGTGCGCGAGTACGTGGCCTACAAGCCCACGGCCTTCGCGGCCGCGAAACTGGCCTACGACTCCCTGGCCGGGGAGTTCGAGGCCGTGATCCTGGAGGGCGCGGGCAGCCCGGCCGAGGTGAACCTCAAGCACCACGACATGGTGAACATGGCCATGGCCGCCCACGCCGGGGCCAGGGTGCTCCTGGCGGGCGACATCGACCGGGGCGGGGTGTTCGCGGCCCTGTGCGGCACCATGGAGCTGCTCTCCGAGTCCGAGCGGGCCATGGTGGGCGGCTACGTGCTGAACCGCTTCCGGGGGGACCCGAGCCTGCTGGACCCGGCCCTGGAGTACATGCGCGCGGCCACGGGCAAGCGCGTGCTCGGGGTGGTGCCCAACATCGAGCCCCTGGGCCTGCCCGAGGAGGACTCGGTCAGCTTCAAGCAGGGCGGTTTCGGCTTAAGCGGCCCCCGCGAACCCGGCATCTCAGCGTTGGACATCGCCGTGCTTGACCTGCCCCACATCTCGAATTTCACTGATTTCGACGCCCTGGCCCGCGAACCGGACGTGGGCCTGCGCGTGGTGCGCTCCCCCGAGGAGCTGGGCCGCCCGGACGCCCTGATCCTGCCCGGGAGCAAGAACACCCTGGCGGACCTGGCGCACCTGCGCGCGGCGGGCCTGGCCGACGCCGTGGCGCGGCTGGGCGGCGTAGAGATCGTGGGCGTGTGCGCCGGGCTGCAGATGCTTGGCGCGCGCATCCTGGACCCGCTGGGCCTGGAGTCGGACCGGGGCGAGGAGGCGGGCCTGGGCCTGCTGCCCCTGGTGACGGAGCTGATGCCCGAGAAGACGCTCCTGCGCACCGCGGCCCTCCACGCCGCCTCGGGCCACACCCTGCGCGGCTACGAGATCCACCACGGCGAGACCATGGCCGACGCCGTGGCCGCCAAGGATAGCGGCGCGCCCGCGCTGCTCACCCGTGTTGACGGCCGCCCCCTGGGCTGGGGCCGCATGGGCGGCGTGTGGGGCACCTACCTGCACGGGCTCTTCGACGCGGACGGTTTTCGGGGCTGGTGGCTGGACGCCCTGCGCGCCCGCAAGGGCCTCGCTCCGCTGGAGCGCCACGTTTCGGGCGACGGGGAGGACGCGGCCGTGGACGCCGCCCTGGACCGCCTGGCCGCCGTGGTGCGCCGTAACCTGGACATGGAGGCCGTCCACGCCCTGCTGGGACTGTAA